A region from the Canis aureus isolate CA01 chromosome 10, VMU_Caureus_v.1.0, whole genome shotgun sequence genome encodes:
- the LRRC19 gene encoding leucine-rich repeat-containing protein 19 — MKATCITILFWPLFMLLLSEERQSSKTEVKYNFTEKNYSLIPADINKNVTILDLSYNQITLNIIDTGVLQTYILLTELYLTENNVTMLYNNSFGNLSNLEILNICRNSIHIIQQGAFMGLNKLKQLHLCQNKISQLSPDIFVPLKNLILLNLQGNFISYFDVPQLFHLELIILYGNPWNCSCSLLNLQNWLNTSNVTLENENVTTCIHPGILNHYSIKTVPYNAECYSKFPPPINEDLYNHFHFISNSTFNSSLNNLKNSERKLLGKSWALLVGVVVTVLMTSLLIFVAIKCPIWYNFLLSYHHHRLEEHEAETYEDGFTGNSSSLSQVPDTNSEDTTVIFEQLHSFVVDDDGFIEDKYIDTHELHEEN; from the exons ATGAAAGCTACATGCATCACAATCTTGTTTTGGCCCCTCTTCATGCTATTATTATCAGAGGAAAGGCAGTCTTCTAAAACA gaagtCAAATATAATTTCACTGAAAAGAATTATTCTTTGATTCCAGCGGATATCAATAAAAATGTAACTATACTTGATCTCAGTTATAACCAAATTACTTTGAATATTATAGACACAGGGGTTCTACAGACATATATTTTACTCACTGAACTCTATTTGACTGAGAACAATGTCACTATGTTATATAATAATAGCTTTGGTAACCTCTCCAatctagaaattttaaatatctgtagAAATTCCATCCACATAATCCAACAGGGTGCATTCATGGGCTTAAATAAACTAAAACAGTTACATCTCTGTCAAAACAAAATATCTCAACTGAGTCCTGACATATTTGTGCCTCTAAAAAACCTGATACTTCTGAATTTGCAAGGCAATTTCATAAGCTATTTTGATGTACCACAATTGTTTCATCtggaattaataattttatatggaAATCCATGGAACTGCTCTTGTAGTCTACTGAATTTACAAAACTGGTTGAACACGTCAAATGTGACACTAG AAAATGAAAACGTCACCACGTGCatccacccaggtatcctgaatCACTACAGTATCAAAACAGTACCTTATAATGCTGAATGCTACTCAAAATTTCCTCCACCTATAAATGAAGATCTTTATAACCACTTTCACTTCATTAGCAACTCAACATTCAATAGCTCTTTGAACAACTTAAAAAACTCAG AACGTAAACTTCTTGGAAAAAGTTGGGCTCTTCTTGTTGGTGTGGTAGTTACTGTACTGATGACTTCACTCCTCATTTTTGTTGCTATCAAATGCCCAATATGGTACAATTTTCTGCTTAGTTATCATCATCATCGCCTAGAAGAGCATGAAGCAGAAACCTATGAAGATGGTTTTACTGGAAATTCAAGTTCTCTTTCACAGGTTCCAGATACAAACTCTGAGGATACTACAGTAATATTTGAACAACTACATTCATTTGTGGTAGATGATGATGGGTTTATTGAAGACAAATACATAGATACTCATGaattacatgaagaaaattaa